Proteins from a genomic interval of Desulfofustis limnaeus:
- a CDS encoding transposase — translation MYKDRWEIEIFFKTLKQHLKVKTFIGTSENALRIQIWTALIVLLLLKYLHHLSRFGWSMSNLATMLRMNLFTYRDLMAWLHDPHGQPPVPPVIQLRLPGFGQAVAR, via the coding sequence ATCTACAAGGACCGCTGGGAGATCGAGATCTTTTTCAAAACGCTCAAGCAGCATCTCAAGGTGAAGACCTTTATCGGCACCAGCGAGAATGCCTTGCGTATCCAGATTTGGACAGCCTTGATTGTTTTGCTCCTGCTCAAGTATCTGCATCATCTCTCCCGGTTCGGCTGGTCAATGTCAAATCTGGCGACGATGCTGCGCATGAATCTCTTTACCTATCGTGATTTGATGGCATGGCTGCACGATCCCCATGGCCAACCGCCGGTGCCACCGGTAATCCAACTCAGGCTCCCCGGTTTTGGACAGGCGGTTGCCAGATGA
- the tnpA gene encoding IS66 family insertion sequence element accessory protein TnpA produces the protein MEQEAIKNRRTKQSFWQHHIDDWRQSGKSQRRYCLAHGLALATFGYWRRKIREGRTEKPHFYPLVLSGQSFRSKTTHMSHSGLRVVLGNNRFTIEIDDHFSPAVLRDLVTTLEQL, from the coding sequence ATGGAACAGGAAGCAATCAAGAATCGCAGGACAAAACAGTCGTTCTGGCAGCACCACATTGACGACTGGCGTCAATCAGGAAAAAGCCAACGGCGCTATTGCCTGGCACACGGACTAGCTCTGGCCACCTTTGGCTACTGGCGACGGAAAATAAGAGAGGGGCGTACCGAGAAGCCGCACTTCTATCCGCTGGTGCTCTCCGGCCAATCTTTCAGAAGCAAAACGACTCATATGAGCCATTCAGGTTTGCGCGTCGTGCTCGGCAACAACCGTTTCACCATCGAGATCGATGACCATTTCTCGCCGGCGGTTTTGCGGGACCTGGTCACCACCCTGGAACAGTTGTGA
- the tnpB gene encoding IS66 family insertion sequence element accessory protein TnpB (TnpB, as the term is used for proteins encoded by IS66 family insertion elements, is considered an accessory protein, since TnpC, encoded by a neighboring gene, is a DDE family transposase.), translating into MNRTAGGTTVYLALGATDMRKSINGLSLLVEEQFELDLFTGNLFAFCNRRRDMVKILYWDTNGFCIWLKRLEQDQFRWPQSEQEVMEISPTALNWLLHGLDVRQAHRRLSYGSVA; encoded by the coding sequence ATGAACCGGACAGCTGGAGGAACAACCGTGTACCTGGCGCTGGGCGCGACGGACATGCGCAAATCAATCAACGGCCTGTCGCTGCTGGTGGAAGAACAGTTCGAGCTGGACCTCTTTACCGGCAACCTGTTTGCCTTCTGCAACCGCCGCCGGGACATGGTCAAGATCCTCTACTGGGACACTAACGGCTTCTGCATCTGGCTCAAGCGTTTGGAGCAGGATCAGTTCCGTTGGCCGCAGAGCGAGCAGGAGGTGATGGAGATCAGTCCGACAGCTCTGAACTGGTTGCTGCATGGCCTGGATGTCCGCCAGGCGCATCGCCGGCTGAGCTATGGATCGGTCGCCTGA
- the tnpC gene encoding IS66 family transposase — protein MKPATETTLPDDPEELKRIIVHLQQEQDRLQQEQGRLQQERNRLEREQDRYEQEINLLHERIRLLYGKLFGKKSEKHPAREDSPQLPLFDMPEPAEIEPERETVEVPSHTRQKRGRKPLPVELPRVEVVHDIDEAEKTCGCGARLDKIGEDVSEKLDLIPAIIRVIRHIRPKYACKQCEGLETEGGTVKIAPPPPQIIDKGIATAGLLAHILTAKFCDALPFYRQEKQFDRLGADVGRATMCNWAMKAAEACQPVLTLLHREIRSGPLINIDETTVQVLDEPGRAATTKSYMWVCRGGPTGTPGIRYHYAPSRSSTVARELLDGYAGIVQTDGYSGYDYLDHDPAILHAGCLAHVRRKFDEARRGSGKPSGKTGSADVALSYIGKLYRIESEAKRKGLTSEELRTLRQERAKPIFDDFRTWLHKKATQVVPKSLLGVAVHYALSQWDRLVVYLEHGEMTPDNNQAENAIRPFVVGRKNWLFAGTPKGARASADLYSLIETAKANGLEPYRYLRYLFEKLPFARSTEDYQALLPMRLRPEDVELKNIARGV, from the coding sequence ATGAAACCTGCCACCGAAACCACCTTGCCCGACGACCCGGAAGAACTGAAGCGGATTATCGTCCACCTGCAACAGGAGCAGGACCGCCTGCAACAAGAACAGGGCCGCCTGCAGCAGGAACGGAACCGCCTGGAACGGGAGCAGGACCGCTACGAGCAGGAAATCAACCTGCTCCACGAGCGCATCCGGCTGCTGTATGGCAAATTGTTCGGCAAGAAGAGCGAGAAGCACCCCGCTCGCGAGGACAGCCCGCAGCTGCCGCTGTTCGATATGCCGGAGCCGGCCGAGATCGAGCCGGAACGCGAAACAGTCGAAGTGCCGTCCCACACCCGGCAGAAGCGCGGCCGCAAGCCGCTGCCAGTGGAGCTGCCGCGCGTGGAAGTGGTTCATGATATCGACGAAGCGGAGAAGACCTGCGGCTGCGGCGCCCGGTTGGACAAGATCGGCGAGGACGTCTCCGAGAAGCTCGATCTCATCCCGGCGATCATCCGGGTCATCAGACATATCCGGCCCAAGTACGCCTGCAAACAGTGCGAAGGGCTGGAGACCGAGGGCGGCACGGTCAAGATCGCACCGCCCCCGCCGCAGATCATTGACAAAGGAATTGCCACCGCCGGCCTGCTGGCCCATATCCTTACCGCCAAGTTCTGCGACGCGCTGCCGTTTTACCGACAGGAGAAGCAGTTCGACCGGCTGGGCGCCGATGTGGGGCGGGCCACCATGTGCAACTGGGCGATGAAGGCGGCCGAGGCCTGTCAGCCGGTGCTGACGTTATTACACCGGGAGATCCGCTCGGGACCGTTGATCAACATCGACGAGACGACGGTGCAGGTGTTGGATGAACCGGGGCGCGCCGCGACGACGAAATCATATATGTGGGTCTGTCGTGGCGGTCCAACCGGAACACCGGGCATCCGCTACCATTACGCACCGAGCCGTTCTTCCACAGTGGCCCGGGAGTTGCTCGATGGTTATGCCGGGATCGTGCAGACCGACGGTTATAGTGGCTATGATTATCTCGACCACGATCCGGCGATCCTCCATGCCGGTTGCCTGGCCCATGTGCGGCGGAAGTTCGACGAGGCAAGACGAGGCAGCGGCAAACCATCCGGGAAAACGGGGAGCGCCGACGTGGCCCTGAGTTATATCGGCAAGCTCTATCGGATCGAATCCGAGGCCAAGCGAAAAGGGCTGACTTCCGAAGAGCTGCGGACGCTGCGCCAGGAGCGGGCTAAACCGATCTTCGATGACTTCCGTACCTGGCTGCACAAGAAAGCCACCCAGGTGGTGCCGAAGAGCCTGCTCGGTGTGGCGGTTCATTATGCACTGAGCCAGTGGGACCGGTTGGTGGTGTATCTGGAGCATGGTGAGATGACACCGGATAACAATCAGGCTGAAAATGCCATCCGGCCGTTCGTGGTGGGGAGGAAAAACTGGTTGTTTGCTGGGACCCCGAAAGGCGCCCGGGCCAGTGCCGATCTTTACAGTCTGATCGAGACGGCCAAGGCGAACGGGTTGGAACCGTACCGGTATCTTCGCTATCTGTTCGAGAAACTGCCGTTTGCTCGGAGCACGGAAGATTATCAGGCGCTACTGCCGATGCGGCTTCGTCCGGAAGATGTGGAACTGAAGAATATTGCCAGAGGGGTTTAA
- a CDS encoding IS4 family transposase: MIKVASLFSQLLHHFPRTEFAHLVAKHQAERKAKGFTCWTQLVAMLFCHLARADSLREICGGLACCQGKLRHLGIGKAPNKSTLSYANKHRPAELFEELFWTMMQRFRQSGGLSGRKRKFRFKNKLLSLDSTTISLCLNLFPWAQFRRAKGGVKVHVLLDHDDYMPSYALITAAKRHDRTVAKHLMLKPGSIVAFDRAYNDYSLFSSWTDAGVFFVTRQKDNAVYQVVDDKTVPQNRSIVADQVIKLTGPRAEERCPHLLRRIVVWDDQNQREIVLLTNHLDFGASTIAAIYVTVN, translated from the coding sequence ATGATAAAGGTAGCGAGTTTGTTTAGTCAACTGCTTCATCATTTTCCCCGCACTGAATTTGCTCACCTGGTTGCCAAACACCAGGCTGAACGCAAGGCCAAAGGGTTTACCTGTTGGACGCAGCTGGTGGCGATGCTGTTCTGCCACTTGGCTCGTGCCGATTCGCTCCGGGAGATCTGTGGCGGCCTCGCTTGCTGCCAGGGGAAACTCAGACACCTCGGTATCGGAAAGGCTCCCAACAAATCCACACTCTCCTATGCCAACAAGCATCGCCCGGCAGAACTATTTGAAGAACTCTTCTGGACCATGATGCAGCGCTTCCGGCAATCCGGCGGGCTAAGCGGCCGGAAGCGGAAATTCCGCTTCAAGAACAAGTTGCTCAGCCTCGACTCGACAACCATCTCCCTGTGCCTCAATCTTTTTCCCTGGGCTCAATTCCGTCGAGCTAAAGGCGGCGTTAAGGTCCATGTCCTGCTCGATCACGACGATTACATGCCATCCTACGCCTTGATCACCGCAGCCAAACGGCATGATCGCACCGTTGCCAAGCATCTCATGCTCAAGCCCGGCTCCATCGTGGCCTTTGATCGTGCCTATAACGATTACTCCCTGTTTTCCTCGTGGACCGATGCTGGAGTGTTTTTCGTCACCCGGCAGAAAGACAATGCCGTCTACCAGGTGGTTGACGATAAAACGGTTCCGCAAAACCGTTCGATCGTGGCTGATCAGGTCATCAAACTGACCGGTCCCCGGGCTGAAGAACGTTGCCCGCACCTGCTTCGTCGCATCGTTGTCTGGGACGACCAGAACCAGCGGGAGATCGTCCTGCTCACCAATCATCTGGATTTTGGCGCCAGCACCATCGCCGCCATCTACGTAACCGTCAATTAA
- a CDS encoding TolC family protein: MTSTIRALWPQLLPGTLRTFAKTPNWMGGALVILLALAVILSGAPSTVAALTLEEFVALARSREAGYQAAVAASAAERAAGWRDVADYGPRLQVSGSYHASRDRISPAGHEPVAADQAASFSESLLSVTAEQPIIDLERAGRLSRGLITMDLAVMQQRKAEEELVLSACERYYTALSHREGYRLARSETAALRVLVQAAEKRLELGFGTITDKHNAEARYRLSEASEISRLTELENALRALEELIDAPVDRGHLEDKPDSNLFPLTEPLHYWQELALQNNTDLRISRLRQTRTEAERRMAGGRFSPALMLFASHRHYRPDNGLAGHGEDRRETDIGLRLEMDLLAGGSDLASFSEASSRLRSAQAQVVAMERAVRRTVHSLSESIAATAELIEVYRNAVESNRLALEATQASFHEGAKVLLDVLNAQQDYYRSRKAYQTTRYDYLLLREKLKLTVGIYE; the protein is encoded by the coding sequence ATGACCTCGACGATCCGTGCTCTGTGGCCACAGCTGCTTCCCGGCACCCTGCGAACATTCGCAAAGACTCCGAATTGGATGGGAGGTGCACTGGTCATACTGCTCGCTTTGGCTGTTATTTTGTCAGGGGCCCCTTCGACGGTGGCGGCTCTGACCCTTGAGGAATTTGTCGCCCTGGCGCGCAGCCGTGAAGCAGGGTACCAGGCTGCCGTTGCCGCGAGTGCTGCGGAGCGCGCGGCCGGGTGGCGAGATGTTGCCGATTATGGACCACGGCTGCAGGTATCCGGCAGCTATCATGCCAGTCGCGATCGTATCAGTCCGGCGGGGCATGAGCCTGTCGCCGCCGACCAGGCGGCGTCGTTCAGCGAGTCGCTCCTGTCGGTGACCGCTGAGCAGCCGATCATCGATCTGGAAAGAGCGGGACGGCTCAGTCGCGGACTGATCACCATGGACCTTGCGGTAATGCAGCAACGGAAGGCCGAGGAAGAGCTGGTGCTGAGTGCCTGTGAGCGCTATTACACGGCGCTTTCTCACCGTGAGGGGTATCGGCTGGCGCGGTCAGAAACGGCGGCGCTTCGCGTCCTGGTGCAGGCGGCTGAAAAACGGCTGGAGCTTGGTTTCGGCACCATCACCGATAAACATAACGCTGAAGCTCGCTACCGTCTCTCGGAGGCCAGCGAGATCTCACGTCTTACCGAGTTGGAAAATGCCCTGAGAGCTCTCGAGGAATTGATCGATGCCCCGGTCGACAGGGGACACCTTGAGGATAAGCCGGACAGCAACCTGTTTCCCCTGACGGAACCGCTGCACTATTGGCAGGAGCTGGCATTGCAGAACAACACGGATCTTCGGATCAGTCGACTTCGTCAAACCAGAACCGAAGCGGAACGGCGTATGGCCGGGGGACGCTTCTCGCCGGCCCTGATGCTGTTTGCCTCCCATCGTCACTATCGACCCGACAATGGGTTGGCCGGGCACGGGGAGGATCGGCGGGAGACCGATATCGGCCTGCGGCTGGAGATGGATCTTCTCGCCGGCGGCAGTGACCTTGCCAGTTTTTCGGAGGCGTCATCGCGGCTGCGCTCGGCGCAGGCGCAGGTGGTTGCGATGGAGCGAGCGGTGCGCCGAACGGTGCATTCCTTATCGGAAAGCATTGCCGCCACCGCCGAACTGATCGAGGTCTACCGTAACGCCGTGGAGTCAAACCGGCTGGCGTTGGAAGCGACGCAGGCCTCCTTTCATGAAGGCGCAAAAGTGCTGCTCGATGTCTTGAACGCCCAGCAGGACTATTACCGTTCCCGTAAGGCCTATCAAACCACTCGTTATGATTATCTGCTGTTGCGGGAAAAGCTTAAGCTGACCGTTGGTATCTATGAATAA
- a CDS encoding toxin-activating lysine-acyltransferase, with protein sequence MASKTAPGTGATAPEDGTGAEEQQLNEALRHQSHQVLRRLPALGPVIMLYLQSAHRRFQFISDLEWLLLPPLLRGQCKLYMKQEYPISFVSWAFLSEPVQQRLVQNGGRLRPEEWDSGDQLWLIDIVSPFGGVDVVLSDMRRIFSDRPLHLLAPDPATGGVIVRVLPPLDGPGADGGGVGTMTEKQ encoded by the coding sequence ATGGCAAGCAAAACCGCACCAGGCACCGGAGCGACCGCCCCTGAGGACGGCACCGGCGCCGAAGAGCAACAGCTGAACGAGGCGCTACGCCACCAGTCTCACCAGGTCTTGCGCCGCTTGCCGGCTCTCGGTCCGGTGATCATGCTCTACCTGCAGTCGGCCCATCGCCGCTTCCAGTTCATCTCAGATCTTGAATGGCTGCTGCTGCCCCCGTTGCTTCGTGGGCAGTGCAAACTGTACATGAAGCAGGAATACCCCATTTCCTTTGTCAGTTGGGCGTTTCTCAGCGAGCCGGTGCAGCAGCGGTTGGTGCAAAACGGTGGCCGGTTGCGTCCCGAAGAGTGGGACAGCGGCGACCAGCTCTGGCTCATCGATATCGTCTCTCCGTTTGGCGGCGTCGATGTGGTGCTTTCCGACATGCGTCGCATCTTCTCCGATCGCCCCCTCCATCTGCTCGCTCCCGACCCTGCCACCGGCGGCGTCATTGTTCGTGTATTGCCCCCTCTTGATGGACCGGGCGCCGACGGTGGCGGGGTGGGAACGATGACGGAGAAGCAATGA
- a CDS encoding HlyD family type I secretion periplasmic adaptor subunit, translated as MPEKQTQKLPRAAKPPQTRPIAKNNTAFQPLRTFADRYREARQARRDYEFLPATLEVLSRPPAPLPRFMLFFVVFFAAITIAWACWAGMDIVVSAQGMVVPKGKVKVVQALESGLVTAIHVRDGQRIQAGQPLISLDGTANREDLQTLEKDLAKAALTVMRLEAQLANDMARFKPPAQADPQAVELHRTLLAQSLVAQRERLATLATEIERCRAEQEAIQADVNGRRESVPLVRALYEKKQALAENELISQAELLQAQIEMTDAVQHLAGSESRLKEVVVRRERAEEELGLVQAEYRRDLLDSLTQARNEREQLRHQIAKARNRQSLYELKAPVDGIVQQLAIHTVGGVVTAAQPLLVIVPTESGFEVEAKVLNKDIGFVAPHQPVSVKVTAFPFTSYGALPGTIEWVAGDAVLDQDLGPVYPVRVSLTGHELPNRVNGRTGRITPGMTVSADVKVGSRRVIEYFLGPILRYRDQSLREM; from the coding sequence ATGCCTGAAAAACAGACGCAAAAGCTTCCGCGAGCCGCGAAACCTCCGCAAACGCGCCCCATCGCGAAAAACAACACGGCCTTCCAGCCGCTGCGCACGTTTGCCGACCGTTACCGGGAGGCCCGTCAGGCCCGGCGGGACTACGAGTTCCTGCCGGCCACCTTGGAGGTATTGTCCCGGCCGCCGGCACCGTTGCCACGTTTCATGCTCTTTTTTGTCGTGTTTTTTGCCGCCATCACCATCGCCTGGGCCTGCTGGGCGGGCATGGATATCGTGGTCAGCGCTCAGGGAATGGTGGTCCCGAAAGGCAAGGTGAAGGTCGTCCAGGCGCTGGAATCGGGGCTGGTAACAGCCATCCATGTCCGCGACGGCCAGCGGATTCAGGCCGGCCAACCGCTTATCTCCCTGGACGGTACCGCCAACCGGGAAGACCTGCAGACCCTGGAGAAGGATCTGGCCAAAGCGGCATTAACCGTCATGCGGCTCGAAGCGCAGCTGGCCAACGATATGGCCCGCTTCAAACCACCGGCGCAGGCTGATCCCCAAGCGGTAGAGCTGCACCGCACGCTCTTGGCGCAATCCCTGGTGGCACAGCGGGAGCGGTTGGCGACTCTTGCCACGGAAATAGAACGGTGCCGTGCCGAACAGGAAGCGATTCAGGCCGATGTCAACGGTCGCCGGGAATCCGTGCCCCTGGTGCGGGCGCTTTATGAAAAGAAACAGGCGCTGGCTGAAAATGAACTCATCTCGCAAGCGGAGTTGTTGCAGGCGCAGATCGAGATGACCGATGCCGTGCAGCATCTGGCCGGCAGCGAAAGCAGGCTCAAAGAGGTGGTCGTGCGCCGTGAACGGGCGGAAGAGGAGTTGGGGCTGGTCCAGGCGGAATACCGCAGAGATCTGCTCGACTCGTTAACCCAGGCCCGCAACGAGCGGGAGCAGCTGCGCCATCAGATTGCCAAGGCCCGCAACCGGCAGAGCCTTTATGAACTCAAGGCGCCGGTGGACGGCATCGTGCAGCAGCTCGCTATTCATACGGTGGGCGGGGTGGTGACCGCCGCCCAGCCGCTGCTGGTGATTGTCCCGACCGAGAGCGGTTTTGAGGTGGAGGCCAAGGTGTTGAACAAGGATATCGGTTTCGTGGCTCCACACCAGCCGGTCTCGGTGAAGGTGACCGCGTTCCCGTTCACCAGCTACGGTGCCTTGCCCGGCACGATCGAATGGGTCGCCGGCGACGCAGTCCTGGACCAGGATCTCGGCCCCGTCTATCCGGTGCGCGTATCGTTGACCGGCCATGAACTGCCGAACCGGGTGAATGGCCGAACCGGCAGAATCACTCCGGGCATGACCGTCTCCGCCGACGTCAAGGTCGGATCGCGGCGGGTCATCGAGTATTTTCTCGGGCCGATTCTGCGGTACCGGGATCAAAGTCTGCGGGAGATGTGA
- a CDS encoding peptidase domain-containing ABC transporter: MEQKYTVDDNGGLFCLGIISRLCGAPIDAEHVRHHFAGSKGPTTPLELARCFRHLGFSVRVTGKRLHRVSPDFFPLVAQKNDGSYVVLATYHGEKGQILVQEEGAGRAVWESLPSLEQRLSGTFLLVRRQDLGPAAHRKFGISWFFKKAGKYSAILRDCVLASLFVQLFALLSPLVFMIVIDKVLSNNSLTTLDVLVLALVVVSLFEILLNVVRSYLLSHTANRMDLMLGVEVFRHLLSLPLSYFESRRVGDTIARMRELDTVRRFITGSGLMLLLDLFFIGLFLLVMYLFSPFLFVIVLISLPFLFSASFIVTPMLRDRLEDTYASGAENQSFLVETIAGMETIKAAAAEPRLREKWEARLAGHVKNGFRSGHLVNLVNQSTAFASKGLTVLLLYFGAKEVLQGNLTVGQLIAFNMISSRVVAPIVRLSQIWKEFQQVRVAVARIGDIFRCLPEPGFDPNRVSLPRLKGDIVFDRVTFSYQVDRSPVLSEVSFSVSAGEVVGIVGSTGSGKTTVAKLLQRLYVPNQGRILIDGADISTADASWLRRQIGVVTQDGVLFNGTIRENIALNNPGMDLEAVIGAAELAGAHLFIMDLPNGYDTPVGERGIYLSAGQRQRLAIARALAANPRMLIFDEATSALDYESELLVRRNMENICAGRTVLIIAHRLSSVRYADRILTIEQGRLLENDSPAALLTRDGRYARLHRIQEGCHA; this comes from the coding sequence ATGGAGCAAAAGTACACGGTTGATGACAACGGCGGACTTTTCTGTCTTGGGATCATATCCCGGCTCTGCGGAGCGCCGATCGATGCGGAGCATGTCCGGCACCATTTTGCCGGGAGCAAAGGCCCGACGACACCGCTCGAGTTGGCCCGTTGTTTTCGACACCTCGGTTTTTCCGTCCGGGTCACCGGTAAACGGTTGCATCGAGTGTCTCCTGATTTTTTCCCGTTGGTGGCGCAGAAGAACGACGGCTCCTACGTGGTGTTGGCCACGTACCACGGCGAGAAGGGGCAGATTCTCGTTCAGGAGGAGGGTGCCGGTCGAGCGGTGTGGGAATCGCTGCCTTCTCTTGAGCAACGGTTGTCCGGCACCTTTCTGTTGGTGCGTCGCCAAGACCTGGGGCCGGCGGCTCACCGGAAGTTCGGTATCTCCTGGTTTTTCAAGAAAGCCGGTAAATATTCCGCCATCTTGCGTGATTGCGTGCTCGCCTCGCTCTTCGTGCAACTCTTTGCGCTGTTGTCGCCGCTGGTGTTCATGATTGTCATCGACAAGGTGCTCAGCAACAACAGCTTGACCACCCTCGATGTGCTGGTCCTGGCACTGGTGGTAGTCTCCTTGTTCGAGATCCTGCTCAATGTCGTGCGATCGTATCTTCTCTCGCATACGGCCAATCGGATGGATCTGATGCTCGGCGTGGAGGTGTTTCGCCACCTGCTCTCATTGCCGCTCAGTTATTTCGAGAGCCGCCGGGTCGGCGACACCATCGCCCGGATGCGGGAGTTGGATACCGTTCGGCGATTCATCACCGGTTCCGGGTTGATGCTGCTGCTCGATCTGTTTTTTATCGGGCTGTTTCTGCTGGTCATGTATCTCTTCAGTCCGTTTTTGTTTGTCATCGTCCTGATCAGCCTGCCTTTTTTGTTCAGCGCTTCCTTCATCGTAACCCCGATGTTGCGCGATCGCCTCGAGGACACGTATGCCAGCGGGGCGGAAAATCAGTCGTTTCTCGTGGAGACCATTGCCGGCATGGAGACGATCAAGGCCGCCGCCGCTGAGCCGCGGCTCCGGGAAAAATGGGAAGCTCGACTTGCCGGCCATGTGAAGAACGGTTTTCGCAGCGGCCACCTGGTGAACCTGGTGAATCAGTCGACCGCTTTTGCCAGCAAAGGGCTGACCGTGTTGCTGCTCTATTTCGGAGCCAAGGAAGTGCTGCAGGGCAACCTGACCGTCGGTCAATTGATCGCCTTCAACATGATTTCTTCGCGGGTGGTGGCGCCGATCGTGCGACTCTCGCAGATTTGGAAAGAGTTTCAACAGGTGCGGGTGGCGGTGGCGCGAATCGGTGACATCTTCCGCTGTCTTCCCGAGCCCGGATTTGATCCGAACCGGGTAAGTTTGCCGCGACTCAAGGGCGACATCGTCTTTGATCGAGTGACCTTCAGCTATCAGGTTGACCGGTCCCCGGTCCTCAGCGAGGTCTCGTTCAGCGTGAGCGCCGGCGAGGTGGTCGGTATCGTCGGCAGCACCGGTTCCGGTAAAACAACCGTCGCCAAACTATTGCAACGCCTCTACGTGCCGAATCAGGGACGGATACTGATCGACGGCGCGGATATCTCAACCGCGGATGCCTCTTGGCTTCGTCGGCAAATCGGGGTTGTAACCCAGGATGGCGTGCTGTTTAACGGCACCATCCGAGAAAATATCGCCCTGAACAATCCCGGCATGGATCTGGAGGCGGTTATCGGCGCTGCCGAGCTGGCCGGAGCGCACTTGTTCATCATGGACCTGCCGAACGGCTACGACACGCCGGTCGGTGAGCGCGGCATCTACCTGTCCGCCGGTCAGCGACAGCGGTTGGCCATCGCTCGAGCCCTGGCCGCAAATCCCCGCATGCTCATTTTCGACGAAGCTACCAGTGCCCTCGATTATGAATCCGAACTCCTTGTCCGGCGAAACATGGAAAACATCTGCGCCGGGCGTACGGTCTTGATTATCGCCCATCGGTTATCCAGCGTCCGCTATGCCGACCGGATCCTCACCATTGAACAAGGGCGATTGTTGGAAAACGATTCGCCGGCTGCTCTGCTGACCCGTGACGGGCGCTATGCTCGACTGCATCGCATTCAAGAGGGGTGTCATGCCTGA